One window of Cohnella hashimotonis genomic DNA carries:
- a CDS encoding glycosyltransferase translates to MRSVSIVLLAQHENLVEACLAALHNRTMRPYELIVVLASGATAIAKKVGTLKDVNTLVVLAPKDFSVAAGYNLGAAQARGEVVVFMRDTVAVGKDWLEPLVDCLEAHPEAAAVGPMSHGVSGAQHAVGDVEELLKLDRISREANRKERRASRLIGLTIAFRSAALAQLGGFDERFEGESYEDDDLCYRALLAGYSLYIACGSFVAYNSPYLTIPESDAFSVNMIRNKRVALDKWGSDLTELLINWKLPATVSLCMIVKNEEGTLDRCLSSVANLVQEIVIVDTGSTDATKLIAARFGARIFDFEWVDDFAQARNYAFDQATQDYILWLDADDVLLPKDQTAFAALTAAMPTQADAISMHYHLGKDEYGNVTSSLRRHRLVRRSMNFKWIGIVHEYLQVHGHIVHSEIAVTHDRVHGHSDRNLHIYERKQRSGEPFNPRDTYYYANELYDHGLWERAAEQYEKLLAESEVWVEDRIGACGRAAESYHALGLTQQAKIKALQSFAYALPRAENCCRLGSFYLSEENYKEAAWWYRLATEVEMPSDSSALLQHSCWTWLPRLQLCVCYDRMGEYALAYEENEQAAAYIPRDSRILANRTYLQSRLGPGTNTGGTP, encoded by the coding sequence ATGAGATCCGTAAGTATTGTTTTGCTCGCACAGCACGAAAATCTGGTTGAGGCGTGCTTGGCTGCGTTGCACAATCGGACGATGCGGCCTTATGAACTCATCGTCGTCCTTGCGTCCGGCGCAACCGCAATTGCCAAAAAAGTCGGGACCCTGAAGGATGTAAATACGCTGGTGGTACTCGCCCCCAAAGATTTTAGCGTAGCGGCCGGCTATAATCTCGGCGCAGCACAAGCCCGGGGAGAAGTGGTTGTCTTCATGCGGGATACGGTTGCGGTCGGCAAAGATTGGCTGGAGCCATTGGTCGATTGTCTTGAAGCGCATCCGGAAGCCGCAGCCGTCGGACCTATGAGCCATGGCGTAAGCGGTGCCCAACATGCCGTGGGGGACGTCGAAGAACTGCTCAAGCTGGATCGTATAAGCCGGGAAGCGAACAGAAAGGAGCGGCGCGCCTCCAGGCTGATCGGTCTGACAATCGCTTTTCGCAGTGCCGCGCTGGCGCAATTGGGCGGATTCGACGAACGATTCGAAGGCGAGAGTTACGAAGACGACGATCTATGCTATAGAGCGCTGCTTGCGGGCTATTCCCTGTATATTGCCTGCGGAAGCTTTGTCGCTTACAACTCGCCTTACCTGACGATACCCGAATCGGATGCTTTCAGCGTTAACATGATCAGGAACAAGCGGGTGGCCCTGGATAAATGGGGAAGCGACTTGACCGAGCTGTTGATAAACTGGAAATTGCCCGCGACGGTCAGTCTGTGCATGATCGTTAAAAATGAGGAAGGAACGCTGGATCGCTGCTTGTCCAGCGTCGCGAATCTTGTTCAGGAGATTGTCATCGTCGATACGGGTTCGACGGATGCCACGAAGTTAATTGCAGCTCGCTTCGGGGCGCGCATCTTCGATTTTGAATGGGTGGACGACTTCGCCCAAGCAAGAAACTATGCCTTTGACCAAGCGACGCAAGACTATATTCTATGGTTGGACGCAGATGACGTCCTCCTGCCTAAAGATCAGACGGCATTCGCAGCATTGACGGCTGCCATGCCCACCCAAGCCGATGCGATATCCATGCACTACCATCTCGGAAAGGATGAGTACGGGAACGTGACAAGCAGCCTTCGCCGGCATCGTCTCGTTCGTCGCAGCATGAACTTCAAGTGGATCGGGATCGTTCATGAGTATTTGCAGGTACACGGCCATATCGTTCATAGCGAGATTGCCGTCACGCATGACAGAGTGCATGGCCATTCGGACCGCAATCTTCATATTTATGAGCGCAAGCAACGTTCAGGCGAACCTTTTAACCCAAGAGATACCTACTACTATGCCAACGAACTGTACGATCACGGCTTGTGGGAACGTGCTGCCGAGCAATATGAGAAGCTGTTGGCCGAATCGGAAGTCTGGGTGGAGGACAGGATCGGCGCTTGCGGACGCGCGGCTGAAAGCTACCACGCGCTGGGTCTGACGCAGCAGGCCAAGATCAAGGCGCTTCAGTCCTTCGCGTATGCGTTGCCCCGCGCCGAAAACTGTTGCCGGCTTGGGTCGTTTTATTTATCCGAGGAAAATTACAAGGAAGCGGCCTGGTGGTACCGGTTGGCCACCGAAGTCGAGATGCCTTCGGATTCCTCCGCGCTGCTCCAGCACTCGTGCTGGACCTGGCTGCCGCGTCTGCAACTATGCGTCTGCTACGATCGCATGGGAGAATATGCGCTGGCCTATGAAGAAAACGAACAAGCGGCTGCCTATATTCCTCGCGACTCCCGGATCCTGGCGAATCGCACCTATTTGCAAAGCCGTCTCGGTCCAGGAACAAATACTGGAGGGACACCATGA
- a CDS encoding S-layer homology domain-containing protein gives MRDKRRAVMTGLSMVMILSNAGQAAAAAKDFFKDLQHVPWAERQINKMSMLEVVEGRGSQVFDPADKVTKQEALIMVIRLMGAESRLETGVTGYPVDAWAQAYVKLALQLGLVDESEIAGGSVATWGRASVQRVWATQLMVKAVQHGNDDLALYSSLSKFNDWYKVSQEMLAYINLASELKIVDGFPDGSFKPLDLVTRGQMAKILTATLPYLAGSEDGAKAGLVKYGVISAIKGNVVEVNIDGAIQSFQLDDNTFIYGKDGKKAAGATALKVGQPISLVADGNKIGLIEVTDKALSTAAFASQLKVLAEKAEASKGPKGDPGVTGATGAAGITGTTGLQGPPGSPGENGVTGATGITGATGTPGVTGATGVTGTTGDPGVTGATGVTGVTGSPGVTGATGVTGVTGNPGVTGATGVTGVTGSPGVTGATGVTGATGDPGVTGATGVTGVTGNPGITGTTGVTGVTGSPGVTGATGATGDPGVTGVTGSPGVTGATGVTGATGDPGVTGATGVTGVTGSPGVTGATGVTGATGDPGVTGATGVTGATGNPGVTGATGVTGVTGSPGVTGATGVTGATGMTGATGMTGVTGATGATGVTGATGATGVTGVTGPSGV, from the coding sequence GTGAGAGACAAGCGTAGAGCCGTCATGACAGGGCTCAGCATGGTTATGATTCTGTCGAATGCGGGGCAAGCCGCGGCTGCAGCGAAGGACTTTTTTAAAGATTTGCAGCATGTGCCATGGGCGGAACGGCAAATCAATAAAATGAGCATGCTGGAAGTTGTCGAAGGCAGAGGGAGCCAGGTATTTGATCCCGCCGATAAGGTAACCAAGCAAGAAGCGCTCATCATGGTCATTCGGCTGATGGGCGCCGAGAGCCGCCTCGAGACAGGCGTTACCGGCTACCCCGTCGATGCTTGGGCCCAGGCTTATGTTAAATTGGCCTTGCAGCTTGGTTTGGTGGACGAGTCCGAAATAGCTGGAGGCTCCGTTGCAACTTGGGGACGTGCGTCCGTCCAGCGCGTATGGGCGACCCAATTGATGGTCAAGGCCGTCCAGCATGGCAATGACGATCTGGCGCTGTACAGCTCGTTATCCAAGTTTAACGACTGGTACAAGGTATCCCAGGAGATGCTGGCGTACATCAACCTTGCAAGCGAGCTGAAGATCGTCGACGGCTTTCCGGACGGCTCCTTCAAACCGCTCGATCTCGTAACTCGCGGACAAATGGCCAAGATTCTTACCGCTACGCTTCCGTATCTTGCCGGCAGCGAAGACGGCGCCAAAGCCGGGCTCGTAAAATATGGGGTCATATCCGCCATCAAAGGCAATGTCGTGGAAGTCAACATCGATGGCGCCATACAAAGCTTCCAGCTTGACGATAATACGTTTATTTACGGCAAGGACGGCAAGAAAGCAGCCGGCGCAACCGCCCTTAAAGTCGGCCAGCCGATCTCCCTGGTGGCGGACGGCAACAAGATCGGCCTTATCGAAGTGACCGACAAAGCGCTTAGCACTGCGGCTTTTGCATCGCAGCTGAAGGTGCTGGCGGAAAAAGCCGAAGCGAGCAAAGGGCCGAAGGGCGATCCGGGCGTCACAGGAGCAACCGGCGCCGCGGGCATTACCGGCACTACCGGTCTGCAGGGCCCGCCGGGAAGCCCCGGCGAAAATGGCGTTACCGGCGCTACTGGCATCACAGGCGCTACGGGCACGCCAGGCGTTACGGGCGCTACTGGCGTCACCGGCACCACGGGCGATCCGGGCGTTACCGGCGCTACGGGCGTCACCGGCGTCACGGGCAGTCCGGGTGTCACTGGCGCTACTGGCGTGACCGGTGTCACGGGCAATCCGGGTGTCACTGGCGCTACGGGCGTCACTGGCGTAACCGGCAGCCCGGGAGTTACCGGGGCCACGGGCGTTACAGGCGCTACGGGCGATCCGGGCGTTACCGGCGCGACAGGCGTCACCGGCGTCACGGGTAATCCGGGCATTACCGGCACTACAGGCGTCACTGGCGTAACCGGCAGCCCAGGAGTTACGGGGGCCACGGGCGCTACGGGCGATCCGGGCGTCACCGGCGTCACCGGCAGCCCTGGAGTCACGGGAGCCACGGGCGTTACCGGTGCTACGGGCGATCCGGGCGTCACCGGCGCTACGGGCGTAACCGGCGTCACCGGCAGCCCTGGAGTCACGGGAGCCACGGGTGTTACCGGTGCTACGGGCGATCCGGGCGTCACCGGCGCTACTGGTGTTACGGGTGCTACGGGCAATCCGGGTGTGACCGGCGCTACGGGCGTAACCGGCGTCACCGGCAGCCCTGGAGTTACGGGAGCCACGGGCGTTACCGGTGCTACTGGCATGACCGGCGCTACTGGCATGACCGGCGTTACCGGCGCTACCGGCGCTACCGGCGTTACCGGCGCTACCGGCGCTACCGGCGTCACCGGTGTTACAGGACCTTCAGGCGTTTAA
- the secD gene encoding protein translocase subunit SecD, with translation MLLLKRLAGLALTVALTLGVVVFTSPGIVNQVRLGLDLKGGFEILYEASPVQGEGEIPVDTLRQTAKSLEKRINALGTAEPEIWTEGTDRIRVRIAGVTDEEQVREMLKKPAELTVRGPDNQVELTGTDFVEGAAQVVYDEMRNPNIQVTVKNKEKLESLSTRLLGQTISINLDERVLTAPVIQAVLTNGICRITGQFTYEDAKNIVDTINMGALPLKLTEKFSQSVGASLGQQSLEQTLTAGAAGSILILLFMLALYRLPGIVASITLITYSWLLLLFMNLMQATLTLPGIAAFVLGIGMAVDANIINYERFREELRTGKTPLSAFKAGSKRSFKTIMDANVTTLIAGFVLFSLGSGAIKGFAITLIMSIILSIFTNIYFSQWLLRMLLRTGLVDDTRFYGVKPEHIIFQAEAAVMPATRRRVDFVSRRNTFFSISLIATLAGIASLLLFNLNYGVDFKAGTSLDVTLSRSVDASAANEIVRQAGFEPSVLSVGGNGQNRVSMRFDRVLDPSGKDSAQIVAAFAAAYGNDISKEENTVDPGIARELALQALYAVGLASLGILLYVCIRFEWRFALAAIIALLHDAFFVVSVFSVFKLEVNLPFVAAMLTIIGYSINDTVVIFDRIRENMRFARARTFEDLVEIVNRSVNQTLGRSINTVIAVLFASVALLFWGSESIRMFSLAMSIGLLVGMYSSICIASQVWLLMKNRSLHRRSKQEQKVADGLYPLPVLPIAYEDEED, from the coding sequence GTGTTGCTGCTAAAAAGATTGGCGGGACTGGCGCTGACCGTCGCCTTGACGCTCGGGGTTGTCGTCTTCACTTCGCCGGGCATTGTCAATCAGGTCCGCCTGGGACTCGACTTGAAAGGCGGCTTCGAGATTTTATACGAGGCTTCGCCCGTGCAGGGAGAAGGCGAGATTCCGGTCGACACCCTCCGACAGACGGCCAAAAGCCTGGAAAAGCGAATCAATGCGCTGGGCACGGCGGAGCCCGAAATTTGGACGGAAGGTACGGATAGAATTCGCGTTAGAATTGCCGGCGTCACCGACGAGGAACAAGTCAGAGAAATGCTGAAGAAGCCGGCGGAATTGACCGTCCGCGGACCGGACAACCAAGTCGAATTGACGGGAACCGATTTTGTCGAGGGTGCTGCCCAGGTTGTTTACGACGAGATGCGGAATCCTAATATACAAGTCACCGTTAAGAATAAAGAAAAGCTGGAATCGCTGTCTACGCGGCTCCTTGGGCAGACCATCAGCATAAATCTGGATGAGCGGGTGCTGACTGCTCCCGTCATTCAAGCGGTTTTGACCAACGGGATATGCCGGATTACGGGTCAATTTACTTACGAAGACGCAAAAAATATCGTCGATACGATCAACATGGGCGCCCTGCCGCTTAAGTTGACTGAAAAGTTCAGCCAGTCCGTCGGAGCTTCATTAGGTCAACAGTCGCTGGAACAGACATTGACTGCAGGGGCGGCAGGCTCGATTCTTATATTGCTGTTCATGCTGGCGTTATATCGGCTTCCCGGCATCGTGGCCAGCATTACATTGATCACTTATTCCTGGCTGCTTCTGCTCTTTATGAACTTGATGCAAGCAACGCTAACATTGCCCGGTATCGCAGCATTTGTCTTGGGAATCGGCATGGCCGTGGACGCCAACATTATTAATTATGAACGGTTCCGCGAAGAGTTGAGGACGGGCAAGACGCCCTTGTCTGCATTTAAAGCCGGCTCCAAAAGGTCTTTTAAAACGATTATGGATGCCAATGTGACGACGCTCATTGCGGGCTTCGTTCTGTTTTCTCTGGGTTCGGGCGCGATCAAGGGCTTTGCGATTACTTTAATTATGAGCATCATTTTGAGTATATTTACGAATATCTATTTTTCTCAATGGCTTCTTCGTATGCTGCTGCGTACAGGTTTGGTTGACGACACCAGGTTTTATGGCGTCAAACCCGAGCACATCATTTTTCAAGCGGAGGCCGCGGTTATGCCGGCCACCCGCAGAAGAGTCGACTTTGTAAGCCGACGCAACACATTCTTTTCCATATCTCTCATCGCCACCTTGGCCGGCATCGCCAGCCTTCTGCTTTTTAATCTGAATTATGGCGTGGACTTCAAGGCGGGCACGTCTCTAGACGTCACGCTTAGCCGCTCTGTCGACGCATCCGCCGCGAACGAGATCGTTAGACAGGCAGGCTTCGAGCCTTCGGTCTTATCCGTCGGCGGAAATGGGCAGAATCGCGTGTCCATGCGTTTCGACCGTGTGTTGGACCCATCGGGCAAAGACTCTGCCCAGATCGTCGCCGCATTCGCCGCGGCGTACGGCAACGACATAAGCAAAGAGGAAAATACGGTAGATCCGGGTATCGCGCGCGAATTAGCGCTTCAAGCGCTTTATGCCGTCGGTCTTGCCAGCCTCGGCATTTTGCTGTACGTATGCATAAGATTCGAATGGCGATTTGCGTTGGCCGCGATCATTGCCTTGCTCCACGATGCATTTTTTGTCGTGAGCGTGTTCTCTGTATTCAAGCTGGAAGTCAATTTGCCTTTCGTCGCCGCTATGCTTACGATCATCGGCTATTCGATCAACGATACGGTAGTTATCTTTGACCGGATAAGGGAAAATATGCGGTTTGCGAGAGCCCGGACCTTCGAAGATCTCGTTGAAATTGTAAATCGGAGTGTGAATCAAACGCTTGGCCGATCGATTAATACCGTTATTGCCGTTCTCTTCGCTTCCGTTGCGCTGTTATTCTGGGGCAGCGAGTCGATTAGAATGTTCTCGCTCGCGATGTCGATCGGACTGCTGGTCGGGATGTATTCTTCGATTTGCATCGCTAGTCAGGTATGGCTGCTTATGAAGAATCGCTCCTTGCATCGGCGCTCCAAGCAAGAACAGAAGGTGGCGGACGGACTCTATCCGCTGCCGGTACTGCCCATTGCCTATGAAGACGAGGAAGACTAA
- a CDS encoding helix-turn-helix transcriptional regulator produces MKKVERINVIMRYINNRAHFTISEIMREFNISRSTAIRDIREIEAMGMPLVAEVGRDGGYFVMNNSVLPTVRFTDNEIKALFIAFMATRNLQLPYLKSRHSLAEKLLGLISQNQQDDLVLLNQILLFEGTNPHNPDLLDLSDLPHPMLEQLIQILLADRYLTISVEEGREVKSYNIYLMRLYREKSAWQIEGFDLAEEKRRIIPVDYIEEVKPYPEKKRISGKKIAEQLSKQEEAINLIVELGPKAIAQFKKYHPLKMTISYTNPYQTTAILKTFLHVHQPEELAEVTNWLLFLGSDIKVREIPKAVLEGMQDRMGVLGNGNTRPL; encoded by the coding sequence ATGAAAAAAGTAGAACGGATTAATGTCATCATGCGTTACATCAACAACCGTGCCCACTTTACCATCTCGGAGATCATGCGGGAGTTCAACATCTCCCGTTCGACGGCAATCCGGGATATCAGGGAGATCGAAGCGATGGGCATGCCGCTGGTCGCCGAAGTCGGGAGGGACGGCGGCTACTTCGTGATGAACAACTCCGTCCTGCCCACGGTCCGCTTTACCGACAACGAGATCAAAGCGCTATTTATCGCCTTCATGGCCACGCGCAATCTGCAGCTCCCTTATCTCAAGAGCCGCCACTCCTTGGCAGAAAAGCTGCTCGGCCTCATTTCACAGAACCAGCAAGACGATCTTGTCTTGTTAAATCAAATTCTGCTCTTCGAGGGCACCAACCCCCACAATCCCGACCTGCTAGATCTGTCGGACTTGCCCCATCCGATGTTAGAACAGCTCATCCAGATCCTTCTTGCGGACCGCTATTTGACGATCTCCGTGGAAGAAGGAAGGGAAGTAAAGTCATACAACATCTATCTCATGCGTCTATATCGAGAGAAAAGCGCTTGGCAAATCGAAGGCTTCGACCTCGCGGAGGAGAAGCGGCGGATTATTCCAGTCGACTATATCGAGGAGGTCAAACCCTACCCCGAGAAAAAAAGAATAAGCGGGAAGAAGATCGCAGAACAGCTGAGCAAGCAAGAGGAAGCCATCAACCTCATCGTCGAACTGGGTCCCAAGGCGATTGCCCAGTTCAAAAAGTATCATCCTTTAAAAATGACCATTTCATATACGAATCCTTATCAAACGACGGCCATCCTAAAGACGTTCCTCCATGTTCATCAACCGGAAGAATTGGCCGAAGTAACAAATTGGCTGCTTTTCTTGGGTTCCGATATCAAGGTCAGGGAAATACCGAAGGCGGTTTTGGAGGGAATGCAGGACCGCATGGGAGTGTTGGGAAATGGAAACACAAGGCCGCTTTGA
- a CDS encoding DoxX family protein gives MNTMTGNEKIVEVGARPMGRTAAYWIVTVILAFSIALSGIGQLMRYGGNVDLVTAIGFPLYITSILGTWKLLGIVAILIPGFPRLKEWAYSGIFFLMTGASLSHVLAHDYGDGGFNVILPLFYAALAVASWALRPNSRKL, from the coding sequence ATGAACACGATGACCGGAAATGAAAAGATCGTAGAGGTTGGGGCTCGCCCGATGGGAAGGACGGCCGCTTATTGGATCGTCACCGTGATTCTCGCCTTCTCTATCGCCTTAAGCGGGATCGGGCAGTTGATGCGGTATGGCGGCAATGTCGATTTGGTCACCGCTATCGGATTCCCGTTATACATCACGAGCATTCTCGGAACGTGGAAATTGCTTGGCATCGTCGCGATTCTCATCCCGGGCTTTCCCCGGCTGAAGGAGTGGGCGTACAGCGGCATCTTTTTCCTCATGACGGGCGCGTCTTTGTCTCATGTGCTGGCCCACGATTACGGCGATGGCGGGTTTAACGTGATTCTCCCGCTTTTCTATGCCGCGCTCGCCGTCGCTTCCTGGGCGCTGCGTCCGAATAGCCGCAAACTTTAA
- a CDS encoding GyrI-like domain-containing protein: MATYAFEEKDSFIVLGIGTELKSDYTDYAGINKEKENFWRSVEQDGRLDTLKAVAANDYIFAVNEAVNHKMMYYAGVMTDASVPEEHRVIQFPKGQYLVVRGEGKSADELGSMLTGIAFGQALPAADKYAYVGGPNATVEMGQRDGLVYGEMWVPVVEK; this comes from the coding sequence ATGGCAACGTATGCGTTTGAGGAAAAAGACAGCTTTATCGTGCTCGGGATCGGAACGGAGCTGAAGAGCGACTACACGGACTATGCCGGTATCAATAAGGAGAAAGAAAACTTCTGGCGGTCCGTGGAGCAGGACGGAAGGCTCGACACGTTAAAGGCGGTCGCCGCGAACGACTATATCTTTGCCGTCAACGAAGCGGTCAATCACAAGATGATGTACTACGCCGGCGTCATGACGGACGCATCGGTACCGGAAGAGCACAGAGTGATCCAATTCCCCAAGGGACAATACCTCGTCGTCAGAGGCGAAGGGAAGTCGGCCGACGAGCTCGGCAGCATGCTGACCGGCATTGCCTTCGGTCAAGCCCTGCCGGCAGCCGATAAATACGCCTATGTCGGCGGGCCCAATGCAACGGTCGAGATGGGACAGCGGGACGGCCTCGTCTATGGCGAAATGTGGGTCCCGGTCGTAGAAAAGTAA
- a CDS encoding phage tail protein: protein MSTIVDFKNVSTAGLESSPVAEALAGLRANEARYFMNKYKHEFTVVPADESRDTLDYVERVLREERGIAFAARPLETSRFQVENIDWAFVFYEDGLGVNVLYTLDDPKKRAVGFKLSEDMEVPKELEEKKFKFARQKSKLAGTIRGTFFVIKGEY from the coding sequence ATGTCCACGATCGTTGACTTTAAAAACGTGTCTACCGCGGGTCTGGAATCTTCGCCGGTAGCGGAAGCGCTGGCGGGTCTGCGCGCGAACGAAGCCCGATATTTCATGAACAAGTACAAGCATGAATTCACCGTTGTGCCAGCCGATGAAAGCCGTGATACGCTGGATTACGTAGAACGCGTTTTGCGAGAAGAACGGGGTATCGCTTTTGCGGCCCGACCGCTGGAAACGTCGCGTTTTCAAGTCGAAAATATCGATTGGGCCTTCGTCTTCTATGAGGACGGTCTGGGGGTCAACGTCCTGTATACGCTGGATGACCCCAAGAAGCGGGCCGTCGGCTTCAAGCTGTCCGAGGACATGGAAGTGCCTAAGGAGCTGGAAGAGAAGAAGTTCAAATTCGCAAGGCAGAAATCCAAGCTGGCGGGCACCATCCGAGGTACGTTCTTCGTCATTAAAGGCGAGTATTAA
- a CDS encoding helix-turn-helix transcriptional regulator codes for MNKTERMLAIVIELQRKGILRAEDLAGRFETSIRTIYRDMQALSEMGVPVAGAPGIGYSLMAGYFLPPVSFTAEEAMALLVGADFVELRLDAEYGSSARSSQEKIEAILPESVREETARLRSAIRLLNDRAGRTRGEEKETFELLRRAIVQKRKIRFRYSKNLPDTDGNRHSERTADPYGLVFSQGAWMLVAFCGLRQDVRHFRLSRMNELVVLEQSFEVLPGFNLRDRRPADDRNVIVKMLVDPAVADLVQGADNFYMESFEPGEGGWLATFRVRRIEELLQWTLGWGAAVRVLEPESLRDRMRAEIENMRKRY; via the coding sequence ATCAACAAAACCGAGCGAATGTTGGCCATCGTCATTGAGCTGCAGCGCAAAGGGATCCTGCGCGCCGAGGATTTGGCCGGCCGGTTCGAGACGAGCATCCGCACAATATACCGGGACATGCAGGCGCTCAGCGAGATGGGCGTTCCCGTAGCAGGCGCGCCTGGCATAGGTTACTCCCTGATGGCGGGCTACTTTCTGCCGCCGGTAAGCTTCACGGCGGAGGAAGCGATGGCGCTGCTCGTTGGGGCGGACTTCGTCGAGCTAAGGCTGGACGCGGAGTACGGCTCGAGCGCCCGTAGCTCGCAGGAGAAGATCGAGGCCATCTTGCCGGAGAGCGTGCGCGAGGAAACGGCCCGGCTGCGGTCGGCGATTCGGCTGCTGAACGATAGAGCGGGGAGAACGCGCGGGGAAGAGAAGGAGACGTTCGAGCTTCTGCGCCGGGCGATTGTTCAGAAGCGCAAGATTCGTTTCCGCTATTCCAAGAACCTGCCGGACACGGACGGAAACCGTCACAGCGAGCGTACGGCCGATCCTTACGGGCTCGTTTTTTCCCAGGGGGCGTGGATGCTTGTCGCTTTCTGCGGTCTAAGGCAAGACGTTCGCCACTTTCGGCTGTCCCGCATGAATGAGCTTGTCGTGCTTGAACAATCGTTTGAAGTTCTTCCCGGCTTTAACCTTCGGGACCGGCGGCCCGCGGACGACCGGAACGTGATCGTGAAGATGCTGGTCGACCCGGCTGTCGCGGACCTGGTTCAGGGAGCGGATAACTTCTATATGGAATCGTTCGAGCCGGGAGAGGGAGGCTGGCTGGCGACGTTCCGCGTACGGCGGATCGAGGAGCTGCTTCAGTGGACGCTTGGCTGGGGCGCGGCGGTGCGCGTGCTGGAGCCGGAATCGCTGCGGGATCGCATGCGCGCGGAAATCGAAAACATGCGGAAAAGGTACTGA
- a CDS encoding DinB family protein yields MNTKETLRKFEETVNGYIQELEGFSLEQLLWKPAADEWSLGEMHMHLIRSAQFMHLWNVALCLAPNDDATGSPASAGKSEQGEALFRAGGFPPERIQVPPSPQYTPPQPESKEQIVDGLRDTVNKMIEIEPAVAAAFASKENATSALMQNTVVHPRLGGLNALEWFQLIEMHYRHHLLQKKRLDDAWREAYA; encoded by the coding sequence ATGAACACAAAGGAAACGCTGCGCAAATTCGAAGAGACAGTGAACGGTTATATTCAGGAATTGGAAGGCTTCAGCCTCGAGCAATTGCTATGGAAGCCTGCGGCAGACGAATGGTCGCTTGGCGAGATGCATATGCATTTGATCCGCTCCGCACAGTTTATGCATTTGTGGAATGTAGCGTTGTGTCTCGCGCCGAATGACGATGCGACGGGTTCTCCTGCTTCTGCGGGGAAGAGCGAGCAGGGAGAGGCATTGTTCCGTGCAGGGGGCTTTCCGCCGGAGCGCATTCAGGTTCCCCCGTCGCCGCAATACACGCCGCCGCAGCCGGAGAGCAAGGAACAAATCGTAGACGGGTTGCGCGATACGGTTAACAAAATGATCGAGATCGAACCGGCGGTGGCGGCTGCTTTTGCTTCGAAAGAGAATGCGACATCGGCGCTCATGCAAAATACAGTCGTTCACCCGCGGCTCGGCGGCTTGAATGCGCTCGAGTGGTTCCAACTGATCGAGATGCATTATCGCCACCATCTGCTGCAGAAGAAGCGGCTGGACGACGCTTGGAGAGAAGCGTATGCGTGA
- a CDS encoding EVE domain-containing protein: MREAVSVPESGLSDGDAGFERTAGPRYWIGVVSASHVERGVQGGFAQMCHGKSAPLRRMQPGDWLVYYSPRTEMGGGQPLQAFTAIGRVADDRVYEHAMSATFVPFRRNIAYVPCREARIADLLDRLSFTSGKRNWGYPFRTGQFEIEREDFLMIAEAMHATVNVQ; encoded by the coding sequence ATGCGTGAGGCTGTAAGCGTGCCCGAATCAGGCCTCAGCGATGGGGATGCCGGCTTCGAACGTACCGCCGGACCGCGCTATTGGATCGGCGTCGTCTCGGCGTCGCACGTGGAGCGAGGGGTTCAGGGCGGCTTTGCCCAGATGTGTCACGGCAAGTCAGCCCCGCTGCGCAGAATGCAGCCGGGGGACTGGCTGGTGTATTATTCTCCCCGCACCGAGATGGGAGGCGGGCAGCCGCTGCAAGCGTTCACCGCCATCGGTCGGGTAGCGGACGATCGCGTATACGAGCATGCGATGTCCGCCACGTTCGTACCCTTCCGCCGCAATATCGCTTACGTTCCCTGCCGGGAAGCGAGGATCGCGGACCTGCTCGACCGACTCAGCTTCACCAGCGGCAAGCGGAATTGGGGTTATCCGTTCCGTACCGGCCAATTCGAGATCGAGCGCGAAGATTTCTTGATGATCGCGGAAGCGATGCATGCGACGGTTAACGTGCAATAA